A DNA window from Polynucleobacter sp. AP-Titi-500A-B4 contains the following coding sequences:
- a CDS encoding TolC family protein produces the protein MNLMNPPRFRQSRQTAIGLILCQALGLSSWGSTVFAQNPNGAAMSALPTPISASSLVGLDQPPQFVMPPKPALPNTSAPSNVTGSKASDSKAQLSNLIQLYQEAAFSDPVLNAARFNYQASKELYWQGLSLLLPQASAVPAGTRYYQHTAGNAPVGAITGSRVYDQKSYTVTLTQPVFNVAALEAFKQGDLNTKIADMRFFLAQQDLIIRVSQAYFDALTSQDNVELFRNKKGLIKQQLDVAQAKFDAGLATIVDVNTAQAALDLANSQEIAAQADLIVKRGALEQLVGRPVGSLQPLIKDAKIDGVLKDPRSKSKDGKGIPIAESVNPALPPGQTLDDWINQAEAANFNVLASQLSVSLAESTYRASQALNYPSLSFIGSAGYNTSNGTANSLTPSQTNIYNNTVALQMTIPLVSGGFNSSVIRQNAALLDTAKANYDNARRTAAQSTRTAFTGFYGGLASVKAYEAAERSSNSALESSKLGFQVGTLINIDVLIALDTLITTRSQLQQARYNTILNAIKLKAHAAALTDEDLIAINSLLR, from the coding sequence ATGAATTTGATGAACCCGCCCCGCTTTCGCCAATCTAGACAGACCGCCATTGGTCTTATCTTGTGCCAAGCGCTCGGCCTGAGTTCCTGGGGTTCAACAGTATTTGCGCAAAACCCGAATGGCGCTGCTATGTCCGCCTTGCCCACCCCAATTAGCGCCTCTTCGCTGGTAGGCTTGGATCAGCCACCGCAGTTTGTAATGCCCCCCAAGCCGGCACTTCCAAACACTTCAGCACCTTCCAATGTCACAGGCAGCAAAGCAAGCGACAGCAAAGCTCAACTGAGTAATTTGATCCAGCTATATCAGGAAGCCGCCTTTAGTGATCCAGTATTAAATGCAGCACGTTTTAATTACCAGGCAAGTAAAGAGCTTTATTGGCAAGGATTATCACTATTGCTACCTCAAGCTAGTGCTGTTCCAGCCGGAACTCGCTACTACCAACATACCGCAGGAAATGCTCCTGTTGGCGCAATTACTGGCTCACGAGTGTATGACCAAAAAAGCTATACGGTCACTTTGACCCAACCGGTATTTAACGTAGCTGCACTTGAGGCATTTAAACAAGGTGACTTAAATACGAAGATTGCAGATATGCGCTTCTTTTTGGCGCAACAGGATTTAATTATTCGCGTATCTCAAGCGTATTTTGACGCGCTCACCAGCCAAGATAATGTTGAGTTATTTCGCAATAAAAAAGGTTTAATTAAACAGCAGCTAGATGTCGCTCAGGCAAAGTTTGATGCTGGTCTTGCAACCATTGTGGATGTCAATACTGCACAAGCCGCCCTAGATTTAGCAAATTCTCAAGAAATAGCTGCCCAAGCAGACCTTATTGTCAAAAGGGGTGCGCTTGAGCAATTAGTTGGGCGCCCTGTGGGATCACTTCAACCATTGATAAAAGACGCGAAGATTGATGGAGTCCTCAAAGACCCGCGCTCCAAATCTAAGGATGGCAAAGGGATCCCAATTGCTGAAAGCGTGAATCCGGCGCTACCCCCTGGTCAAACTTTAGATGACTGGATTAATCAAGCAGAAGCGGCGAATTTCAACGTACTGGCAAGCCAGCTATCGGTAAGTCTTGCTGAGAGTACTTATCGGGCTTCGCAAGCACTGAACTACCCTTCATTAAGTTTTATAGGCTCAGCTGGTTACAACACCTCTAATGGCACTGCTAATAGCCTAACCCCTTCACAAACAAATATCTATAACAATACCGTTGCATTACAGATGACGATCCCGCTAGTATCAGGTGGATTCAATAGTTCAGTCATCAGACAGAATGCGGCATTGCTAGACACAGCAAAAGCAAACTACGACAACGCACGTCGAACTGCAGCCCAAAGTACGCGCACTGCGTTTACTGGTTTTTATGGTGGTTTAGCAAGCGTTAAAGCCTATGAAGCTGCTGAGCGTTCCTCAAACTCTGCGCTTGAGTCCAGCAAGCTTGGCTTTCAGGTGGGCACCTTAATCAACATTGATGTCTTGATTGCGCTCGATACTCTGATCACTACTAGATCACAGCTGCAACAAGCTCGCTATAACACCATACTCAATGCAATCAAGTTAAAGGCACATGCCGCAGCGCTCACCGATGAAGACTTAATTGCAATTAACTCTTTGTTGCGCTAA
- a CDS encoding undecaprenyl-diphosphate phosphatase, producing the protein MDLILLLKAVILGVVEGLTEFLPISSTGHLILVGDLLDFNDERGKAFEVIIQFGAILAVCWEFRDKLLKVSSSFMTSANSRRFVLNLIIASIPAMGLAFIFGKHIKAVLFSPVPVASAFIVGALIIFWAERRQEKITTAHSHIHSVDDLSYLDALKVGIAQCAALIPGTSRSGATIIGGMLFGLPRTVATEFSFFLAIPVIGGATAYELLKIWKNPVAISSEFTIAIAVGFIAAFISAFICVRWLIHYVAHHNFIPFAWYRIVFGVLVLITSYSGLIAWSH; encoded by the coding sequence ATGGATCTTATATTGTTACTGAAAGCAGTCATTCTGGGTGTGGTGGAAGGGTTGACCGAGTTTTTGCCGATATCTAGTACTGGCCACCTTATCTTAGTTGGAGATTTGCTTGATTTCAATGACGAACGGGGAAAAGCCTTTGAAGTCATTATTCAGTTTGGCGCTATTTTGGCTGTTTGCTGGGAGTTCCGAGACAAGCTTCTGAAGGTTTCATCCTCTTTTATGACGAGCGCTAATTCACGACGTTTTGTACTGAACCTCATTATTGCCTCTATCCCTGCGATGGGTTTAGCATTTATCTTTGGCAAACACATCAAAGCAGTTTTATTTTCACCGGTTCCGGTTGCAAGTGCTTTCATTGTTGGGGCGTTGATTATTTTTTGGGCTGAGCGTCGTCAAGAAAAAATCACTACTGCTCACAGTCATATTCATTCGGTAGATGATTTGTCATATTTAGATGCATTGAAGGTTGGTATAGCTCAATGTGCCGCATTGATTCCTGGTACGTCCCGCTCAGGTGCAACCATTATTGGCGGCATGTTATTTGGTTTACCACGTACAGTCGCCACTGAATTCTCATTCTTCCTGGCGATTCCAGTGATTGGTGGTGCAACAGCTTATGAGTTGTTAAAGATCTGGAAAAATCCCGTCGCGATTTCTAGTGAATTTACTATTGCCATTGCAGTTGGTTTTATTGCTGCATTTATTTCAGCCTTTATTTGTGTGCGCTGGCTGATTCATTATGTGGCGCATCATAATTTCATACCCTTTGCCTGGTATCGCATTGTTTTTGGTGTGTTGGTGCTAATAACTTCATACAGCGGCTTAATTGCCTGGTCTCATTAA
- a CDS encoding DUF2721 domain-containing protein → MDVSIDAITNNIQLALAPVFLLTAVATLINAISTRLARTVDRMRAIQNAIYDGKINDKAALKHMEIEANEAKIRGRLCTAAIFFDVLSGVFISLTVLELFFFQAGAVRSLQTSYVIWTFVLGLISFMTSLSIVLAEVVYAYRSAGWNSPRSY, encoded by the coding sequence ATGGACGTATCAATAGATGCAATTACAAATAACATTCAGTTAGCTTTGGCCCCGGTGTTTTTGTTAACGGCTGTGGCTACTCTAATTAATGCAATTTCCACCCGCTTAGCAAGAACGGTGGATCGTATGCGCGCAATCCAAAACGCTATTTACGATGGCAAAATTAATGATAAAGCAGCACTGAAGCATATGGAGATTGAGGCTAATGAGGCTAAGATTCGTGGGCGCCTCTGTACTGCAGCCATCTTTTTTGACGTCTTGAGTGGTGTTTTTATCTCTCTGACTGTTCTTGAGTTATTTTTCTTTCAGGCTGGGGCCGTCCGCTCTTTGCAAACAAGTTATGTGATTTGGACCTTCGTATTGGGTCTGATATCCTTCATGACATCTCTATCAATTGTTCTAGCCGAAGTAGTGTATGCCTACAGATCTGCAGGTTGGAACTCCCCAAGAAGCTATTAA
- a CDS encoding UDP-glucuronic acid decarboxylase family protein, which yields MNKILITGGAGFLGSHLTEKLLKEGNDVLVVDNYFTGSKENLAHLLSNPRLELMRHDVTFPLYVETNQIYNLACPASPVHYQYDPVQTTKTSVHGAINMLGLAKRTRARILQASTSEVYGDPEIHPQPEEYWGRVNPIGIRSCYDEGKRCAETLFFDYNRQHNLDIKVVRIFNTYGPRMHPNDGRVVSNFIVQALQGKDITIYGDGQQTRSFCYVDDLIDAMVSMMNSEQGFTGPVNIGNPGEFTMLQLAETVLKLSGSKSKIVYQPLPSDDPKQRQPNIDLAKAKLGWQPKAHLEDGLKETIAYFKKVVA from the coding sequence ATGAACAAAATTCTCATCACAGGTGGCGCCGGTTTCTTGGGTTCACACCTCACTGAAAAGCTCCTCAAAGAAGGAAATGATGTACTAGTGGTGGATAACTACTTCACTGGCTCCAAAGAGAATCTTGCACACTTATTGTCCAATCCTCGTTTAGAGCTCATGCGTCACGATGTGACTTTCCCGCTCTATGTAGAAACAAATCAGATCTATAACTTAGCTTGCCCAGCCTCACCAGTGCACTATCAATACGATCCAGTGCAGACAACCAAGACGAGTGTGCATGGTGCAATCAATATGCTTGGCCTTGCTAAAAGAACTCGCGCACGTATCTTGCAAGCTTCAACTAGCGAGGTTTATGGTGACCCAGAGATCCATCCTCAGCCCGAAGAATATTGGGGCAGGGTGAATCCCATTGGTATTCGTTCTTGCTACGACGAAGGTAAGCGCTGCGCTGAAACACTCTTTTTTGATTACAACCGCCAACATAACTTAGATATCAAAGTTGTTCGCATCTTCAATACCTATGGCCCACGTATGCATCCCAATGATGGCCGTGTGGTGAGTAACTTCATCGTGCAAGCATTACAAGGTAAAGACATTACGATTTATGGTGATGGTCAACAAACCCGTAGCTTTTGTTATGTAGATGACCTGATTGATGCTATGGTCAGCATGATGAATTCGGAACAAGGCTTTACTGGGCCGGTGAATATTGGTAACCCAGGTGAGTTCACGATGTTGCAGTTAGCGGAGACGGTTCTGAAGCTCTCAGGCAGTAAATCAAAGATTGTTTATCAACCACTGCCATCCGATGATCCTAAGCAACGTCAACCCAATATTGACTTAGCTAAAGCTAAGCTTGGTTGGCAGCCTAAGGCCCACCTTGAAGATGGCCTTAAAGAGACGATTGCTTACTTTAAAAAGGTTGTAGCCTAA
- the trmB gene encoding tRNA (guanosine(46)-N7)-methyltransferase TrmB, with translation MVDQVGKKAEKRFERIRSFVLRAGRTTAGQQRAIDDLGPRFLIPYQEKTLDLVDTFAGSTKPKILEIGFGMGETTAQIAALRSDDDFLAIEVHPPGVGALLKLIGENELSNLRLIRHDAVEVLENMITQNSLDGIHIYFADPWHKKRHHKRRLIQAEFVRLLVSRLKIGGYLHLATDWHNYAEQMLLVLNAELSLQNTSRQLIKIETFGAEDIAKPDESGKELNEFKPSTSQLSAEHLGYVDRPSYRPVTKFENRGIKLGHGVWDLVYKKK, from the coding sequence TTGGTAGACCAAGTAGGGAAAAAAGCAGAGAAGCGATTTGAGCGTATTCGCTCATTTGTATTACGAGCTGGTAGAACTACGGCGGGGCAGCAGCGTGCAATAGATGATCTGGGCCCACGCTTTTTGATTCCCTATCAAGAAAAAACGCTTGATTTAGTTGATACGTTTGCAGGCTCTACCAAGCCTAAGATTCTGGAAATCGGCTTTGGTATGGGTGAGACCACCGCTCAGATTGCCGCCTTGCGCAGTGACGATGATTTTTTGGCAATTGAAGTGCATCCCCCAGGCGTGGGCGCGCTCCTCAAGTTGATTGGGGAAAATGAGCTTAGTAATTTGCGACTCATTCGCCATGATGCCGTTGAAGTTTTAGAAAATATGATTACCCAAAACTCTTTGGATGGCATCCATATTTACTTTGCAGATCCTTGGCACAAGAAGCGTCATCACAAACGTCGCCTGATACAGGCTGAATTTGTTAGGTTACTGGTAAGCCGTTTGAAGATTGGCGGATACCTGCATCTGGCAACCGATTGGCATAACTATGCAGAACAGATGCTTTTGGTGCTGAATGCTGAGTTAAGCCTTCAAAATACTTCCAGACAGCTCATTAAGATCGAAACCTTTGGTGCAGAAGATATTGCCAAACCAGATGAGTCTGGAAAAGAGTTGAATGAATTTAAGCCATCTACTTCACAACTCAGTGCAGAGCATTTGGGTTATGTTGATAGACCAAGCTATCGCCCAGTCACAAAATTTGAAAACCGTGGCATCAAGCTAGGTCACGGAGTTTGGGATTTAGTCTATAAAAAGAAGTAG
- a CDS encoding NAD-dependent succinate-semialdehyde dehydrogenase: MQKIDIRSLLKDPSLLKEHAFINGKWVGSQTTFDVTNPATDEVIASVSNLSSKDAELAIKAAEEALPAWRNKIGKERAQIMRKWFDLIIENTQDLATLMTLEQGKPLAEASGEVAYGASFVEWFAEEAKRVAGSIPTTTWGDKRMMVLKQPIGVCVAITPWNFPIAMITRKIAPALAAGCTIVIKPAELTPLSALALAELAIRAGIPDGVINIVTADANQSIVIGKTLCASPTVRHLSFTGSTEVGRILMEQCAPTVKKLALELGGHAPFIVFDDADIDAAVIGAISSKFRNSGQTCVCANRFYVHKKVQDQFVEKFAKAIATIKVGNGMEPGITQGPLIEAAALEKVEKHVADALSKGAKLVTGGKKSFASKNFYEPTILSNVNNQMLITHEETFGPVAPIIPFETDEEVIALANNSQFGLASYFYSRDIGRIWKVAEALEYGMVGVNTGLISNEVAPFGGVKQSGLGREGSIYGMDEYLEMKYVCVGL, encoded by the coding sequence ATGCAAAAAATTGATATTCGTAGCCTTCTAAAAGATCCAAGCCTCCTCAAAGAGCACGCTTTTATCAACGGTAAATGGGTTGGCTCTCAAACTACCTTTGACGTCACTAATCCAGCTACTGACGAAGTAATTGCATCGGTGAGCAACCTTAGTAGCAAAGATGCAGAACTCGCTATCAAGGCGGCTGAGGAAGCGCTCCCTGCCTGGCGCAACAAAATAGGTAAAGAACGTGCCCAAATCATGCGCAAGTGGTTTGATCTCATTATTGAAAACACGCAAGATCTCGCCACCCTCATGACATTAGAGCAAGGCAAACCTTTAGCAGAAGCATCGGGTGAAGTTGCCTATGGCGCATCTTTTGTCGAGTGGTTTGCCGAAGAAGCAAAACGCGTTGCTGGCTCAATTCCAACAACCACTTGGGGCGATAAGCGCATGATGGTACTCAAACAGCCGATCGGCGTTTGTGTTGCCATTACCCCATGGAACTTTCCGATTGCCATGATTACACGCAAAATTGCACCCGCACTGGCTGCAGGTTGCACGATTGTGATCAAACCAGCAGAGCTCACACCCCTTTCCGCATTAGCTCTAGCAGAACTTGCAATACGCGCCGGAATTCCTGACGGGGTTATTAATATTGTTACTGCTGATGCAAATCAATCCATTGTGATTGGAAAAACACTATGCGCCTCACCAACGGTTCGTCACCTTTCGTTCACAGGCTCTACTGAGGTAGGACGTATTTTGATGGAACAGTGTGCCCCAACTGTTAAGAAGCTTGCTCTAGAGTTGGGAGGTCATGCCCCATTTATTGTGTTTGACGATGCCGATATTGACGCTGCTGTCATTGGCGCCATCTCGTCCAAGTTCCGCAACTCTGGACAGACCTGTGTTTGCGCCAATCGCTTTTATGTCCATAAAAAAGTTCAAGATCAGTTTGTTGAAAAATTTGCCAAGGCTATCGCCACAATTAAAGTGGGTAATGGCATGGAGCCAGGCATTACTCAAGGCCCACTAATTGAAGCTGCTGCCTTAGAAAAAGTGGAGAAACATGTCGCTGATGCCCTTAGCAAAGGCGCCAAACTGGTTACTGGGGGCAAGAAAAGTTTTGCATCTAAAAACTTCTATGAGCCCACCATCCTATCCAACGTCAACAATCAGATGCTGATTACCCATGAAGAAACATTTGGCCCGGTTGCACCGATTATTCCTTTTGAAACCGATGAAGAAGTGATCGCGCTAGCAAACAATAGTCAATTTGGTCTTGCTTCTTATTTCTATAGCCGCGACATTGGTCGCATCTGGAAGGTTGCAGAAGCTTTGGAATATGGCATGGTCGGGGTCAATACTGGTCTCATCTCTAATGAGGTGGCCCCTTTTGGCGGAGTGAAACAATCTGGCCTTGGTCGCGAGGGCAGCATCTACGGTATGGACGAATACCTCGAGATGAAATACGTCTGCGTTGGTTTATAA
- the nusB gene encoding transcription antitermination factor NusB, with product MSKSTLNPSQGQPGKDNSDSKSATPKRSLTPRRRAREYALQGVYQSLVVRRAGSLPNSAAIAKQLAEDPAFKRCQLELFNGIFQGVLDRTDELEAIITPALDRPINELSPVEHAALLIGTYELAADLSVPYKVAINEAVELAKTFGGTDGHKYVNGVLDLLAQTLRTVETQAG from the coding sequence ATGAGCAAATCTACTCTAAACCCCTCCCAAGGACAGCCTGGCAAGGATAATTCTGACTCCAAGTCAGCCACACCAAAGCGCTCTCTGACGCCACGTCGTCGCGCGCGCGAATATGCACTTCAAGGCGTGTATCAAAGCTTAGTTGTGCGTCGTGCTGGCAGCCTTCCCAATAGTGCAGCTATCGCTAAACAGCTGGCGGAAGACCCTGCTTTCAAGCGCTGCCAACTCGAGCTATTTAATGGTATTTTTCAAGGCGTATTAGATCGTACCGACGAACTAGAGGCCATTATTACCCCTGCATTAGACCGCCCGATTAATGAACTCTCTCCGGTAGAGCATGCTGCTCTCTTAATCGGTACTTATGAGTTGGCTGCTGACCTGTCTGTACCTTATAAGGTGGCTATTAATGAGGCGGTTGAGCTCGCCAAAACATTTGGTGGCACTGATGGCCATAAATACGTCAATGGCGTTCTTGATCTTTTAGCCCAAACACTACGTACTGTCGAAACACAAGCAGGCTAG
- the ribH gene encoding 6,7-dimethyl-8-ribityllumazine synthase, with amino-acid sequence MTDSNNDFVGVLEADLNGQDLRIGIVQARFNEDHCLALTNACINELIALGVSQSDIKLVTVPGALEIPFALQKLTETGEFDGLVALGAVIRGETYHFELVSNESASGITRISIDSGLPIANGVLTCDTDEQAQVRVNVKGADCAKAVVEMANLALALTPDIDFEMKNGEE; translated from the coding sequence ATGACCGATTCGAATAACGACTTTGTAGGTGTATTAGAAGCAGACCTCAATGGCCAAGATTTGCGCATCGGTATCGTGCAGGCGCGCTTCAATGAAGATCATTGTCTAGCACTCACAAATGCTTGTATCAATGAATTAATTGCTTTGGGCGTATCCCAATCCGATATCAAGCTAGTGACTGTTCCTGGTGCATTAGAAATTCCATTCGCTCTACAAAAGCTCACTGAAACTGGTGAGTTTGATGGGCTGGTAGCCTTAGGTGCAGTCATCCGTGGCGAGACCTATCACTTTGAGCTGGTGTCCAACGAATCAGCCTCAGGCATTACGCGCATCTCGATTGATTCTGGCCTCCCTATTGCCAATGGAGTGCTTACCTGCGATACCGATGAGCAAGCTCAAGTGCGCGTGAATGTGAAGGGTGCTGATTGCGCTAAAGCGGTTGTAGAAATGGCCAATCTCGCTTTAGCACTGACTCCTGACATTGATTTTGAAATGAAGAACGGCGAAGAGTGA
- the ribBA gene encoding bifunctional 3,4-dihydroxy-2-butanone-4-phosphate synthase/GTP cyclohydrolase II, producing MPNTLASTEDIIAELSAGRMVILVDEEDRENEGDLVLAADHVSAEAVNFMAKHGRGLICLTLTRERCQQLNLPLMVRDNGTSMGTNFTVSIEAASGVTTGISAADRALTIKTAVAPHAKPSDLVQPGHIFPLMAQPGGVLIRSGHTEAGCDLAAMAGCSPTSVICEIMKDDGSMARLPDLLEFAKEHQLKIGSIADLIKYRSQHESIVVREGVREFVTPWGKFDGIIYRDTPSSCIHIALVHGKPSEAQETVVRVHEPVTVLDFLDSNISTHSWPLAQALQQLASAPAGVAVLLNASGIAAPNDEDWLAQFQKLNQSKDEIKKPLARKTDFRSYGIGAQILKDIGVGKMRLLANPSPVPNLSGYKLEVTGYTPYQPK from the coding sequence ATGCCAAATACCCTTGCCTCCACAGAAGACATCATCGCCGAGCTCAGTGCTGGCCGGATGGTCATTCTGGTCGATGAAGAAGATCGCGAAAATGAAGGTGATTTAGTCTTGGCTGCCGATCACGTTAGCGCTGAGGCCGTCAATTTCATGGCCAAACATGGTCGCGGCTTGATTTGCCTCACCCTCACTCGTGAGCGTTGTCAGCAACTCAATTTACCGTTGATGGTCCGTGATAACGGTACCTCGATGGGGACCAATTTCACAGTATCGATTGAAGCCGCCAGTGGTGTCACTACTGGTATCTCCGCAGCAGATCGCGCACTTACTATTAAGACTGCTGTAGCGCCTCATGCTAAACCAAGCGATTTAGTTCAACCCGGACATATCTTCCCTTTGATGGCACAACCTGGCGGCGTACTGATTCGTTCTGGCCATACCGAAGCAGGATGTGATCTTGCTGCAATGGCAGGCTGTTCTCCAACATCTGTGATTTGTGAAATCATGAAAGATGATGGCAGTATGGCGCGTTTACCAGACTTACTTGAGTTTGCAAAAGAACATCAACTCAAGATTGGTAGCATTGCCGATCTCATTAAATATCGTAGCCAACATGAAAGTATTGTGGTGCGCGAAGGCGTTCGTGAATTTGTCACGCCATGGGGAAAATTTGATGGCATCATTTATCGCGATACCCCAAGCTCTTGCATTCACATTGCGCTCGTTCATGGCAAGCCTTCTGAAGCGCAAGAAACCGTAGTACGTGTTCATGAGCCTGTTACTGTTTTAGACTTTTTAGACTCCAATATCAGCACCCACTCCTGGCCACTGGCACAAGCCTTACAACAGCTAGCCTCGGCACCAGCTGGAGTTGCGGTTCTGCTGAATGCTTCTGGTATTGCAGCGCCTAATGACGAAGACTGGTTAGCGCAATTCCAAAAACTGAATCAATCAAAAGATGAGATCAAAAAACCCCTCGCTCGTAAAACCGATTTCCGCAGTTACGGCATCGGTGCACAGATTCTCAAAGACATAGGTGTAGGCAAGATGCGCTTATTAGCCAATCCAAGCCCAGTACCCAATCTTTCCGGTTACAAGCTTGAAGTGACTGGCTACACTCCTTATCAGCCCAAGTAA
- a CDS encoding Tfp pilus assembly protein FimT/FimU — protein MNKYHHESGASLLEMMAVILIIAITATISMPLLQEKIAAREIDSIARRFIAHAHFARQQALHLGESVRLAPRLDGQWDSGWTLTSGCMGKKIRTDCIAKVWFSQEETPPIFFKGAGKHFIDPHTGKASLLFNAAGAAKTAQGGFVANRLILGHKRVPSLERQLILGSGGRWRICDPSQDAKHCH, from the coding sequence TTGAATAAATACCACCATGAATCAGGCGCCAGTTTGCTAGAGATGATGGCAGTGATTTTAATCATTGCCATCACAGCAACAATCTCGATGCCGCTATTGCAAGAGAAGATCGCTGCCCGAGAAATTGACTCTATTGCCAGAAGGTTCATTGCGCATGCCCACTTTGCTCGTCAACAGGCATTGCACCTTGGTGAGTCTGTGAGGTTGGCGCCAAGATTGGATGGTCAATGGGATAGTGGTTGGACTTTAACAAGTGGATGCATGGGGAAAAAAATCCGAACAGATTGCATCGCCAAAGTGTGGTTTTCTCAAGAAGAGACACCCCCCATTTTCTTTAAGGGCGCAGGCAAGCACTTTATTGATCCACATACAGGTAAAGCGAGCCTTCTTTTTAATGCTGCTGGGGCTGCTAAAACAGCCCAAGGGGGATTTGTGGCCAATCGTCTGATCTTGGGCCACAAAAGGGTTCCAAGCTTAGAGCGCCAACTGATATTGGGTAGTGGTGGGCGTTGGCGTATCTGCGACCCTTCTCAGGATGCAAAGCATTGCCATTGA
- the ribD gene encoding bifunctional diaminohydroxyphosphoribosylaminopyrimidine deaminase/5-amino-6-(5-phosphoribosylamino)uracil reductase RibD, giving the protein MYTAVDHQWMGEALAEAQKALYLANPNPRVGCVIVKDGQVIGRGFTQRVGGPHAEIQALADAKSNGQDPAGSTIYVTLEPCSHTGRTPPCVDALIAAKPAKVIAAMGDPNPLVSGNGLEKLKAAGIEVQCGLMESDAQTLNRGFISRMTRGLPWVRLKIAASLDGRTALPNGESQWITGSLARADGHHWRAQACAIVTGVGTVKEDDPSLNVREVQTQRQPWRIIVDSKLETPLAAKILNHVDPSGVMIVCANLNSSESQEKARAYEARGIEVIAMANEFGKVDLPKLFAYLAQEREMNEIHVESGFKLNGSMLREGCVDELLLYYAPFFLGEGIGMANLPALPSLKSRQDWKIIEQGLIGEDFRLRLIKS; this is encoded by the coding sequence ATGTACACCGCTGTTGATCACCAATGGATGGGCGAGGCATTAGCCGAGGCTCAAAAAGCACTTTATTTGGCTAACCCCAACCCTAGGGTAGGCTGCGTCATCGTTAAAGATGGGCAAGTTATTGGGCGTGGATTTACTCAGCGTGTTGGCGGTCCGCACGCTGAGATTCAAGCGCTTGCAGATGCAAAATCAAATGGACAAGATCCGGCTGGCTCAACTATCTACGTCACATTAGAGCCATGTAGTCATACTGGCCGAACGCCGCCATGTGTTGATGCCTTGATTGCTGCAAAGCCTGCCAAAGTCATTGCTGCAATGGGCGACCCTAACCCCCTCGTCTCAGGAAATGGTTTGGAGAAATTAAAAGCTGCTGGTATCGAAGTGCAGTGTGGCCTGATGGAATCAGACGCCCAAACTTTAAACCGTGGATTTATTTCCAGAATGACTCGTGGTCTGCCATGGGTGCGCTTGAAGATTGCCGCAAGTCTTGATGGAAGAACCGCCTTGCCCAATGGCGAGAGTCAATGGATAACGGGATCACTTGCCAGGGCTGATGGACATCACTGGAGAGCACAAGCTTGTGCAATTGTGACTGGAGTAGGCACTGTTAAAGAAGATGATCCCTCTTTGAATGTGCGAGAAGTTCAAACGCAACGTCAACCATGGCGAATTATTGTGGACTCTAAATTAGAGACGCCACTAGCTGCCAAGATTCTGAATCACGTAGATCCATCTGGCGTCATGATTGTTTGTGCAAATTTGAATAGTTCAGAAAGCCAAGAGAAAGCTAGGGCATATGAGGCAAGGGGCATTGAAGTCATTGCCATGGCAAATGAATTTGGGAAAGTAGATTTACCCAAACTCTTTGCTTATCTTGCCCAAGAGCGTGAAATGAATGAAATTCATGTGGAATCTGGTTTTAAGCTCAACGGCTCGATGCTTAGGGAGGGTTGCGTGGATGAGCTCTTGCTGTACTACGCACCATTCTTCCTGGGGGAAGGTATTGGCATGGCAAATCTTCCGGCATTACCGTCCCTAAAGTCGCGCCAAGACTGGAAAATCATTGAGCAGGGCTTAATTGGTGAGGATTTTAGGCTCAGATTAATCAAGTCTTAG